A genomic region of Phoenix dactylifera cultivar Barhee BC4 unplaced genomic scaffold, palm_55x_up_171113_PBpolish2nd_filt_p 000100F, whole genome shotgun sequence contains the following coding sequences:
- the LOC103698478 gene encoding cytochrome P450 71A1-like — protein sequence MDLFSSLYIASSRPHNPSKAHYKYKDKLDKASKALNTMDSFLTLLAYSCLLLFPIAVFFCCKATWPSPTLPPGPIRLPIIGNLHQLGEHPHRSLRLLSEKYGSLMSLKLGCIPTIIVSSPEMACEILKTQDLIFCTRPPLVAYKRYSYGGRDIAFSPYSELWRQLRRISMLEVFSAKRVQAFQTIRGEEVNTLVRTLLRQSSSGPVNLSEMSFCLFNNITAREIFGRRISGDGDCTSSKYHHLLSEMMFLLGGFILGDFFPSLEWLDVLTGTRARLERSFRGMDEFLEEEIEKHMHGGGSRDDFIGVLLRLKKDLSLGFSLTRDHIKGIAMNVFIAGSDTSASTLEWGMTELIRNPIVLKKAQDEVRGLLGNKGKVEEDDVQQLRYLKLIIKEVLRLHPPGPLLIPHECMQDCKITGYNIPKKTRAYINVWAISRDPRYWQDAEAFIPERFEDNDINFKGQHFEFLPFGSGRRICPGMSLGVIAVELALANILYRFNWGLPDGMSKEDIDMEEQFGLVIRRKSPLILVATPTSLDA from the exons ATGGATCTGTTCTCATCTCTCTACATCGCTAGCTCTAGACCTCACAACCCCTCGAAGGCTCACTATAAATATAAGGACAAACTAGACAAGGCATCGAAGGCTTTGAACACAATGGATTCCTTTCTTACTCTACTAGCTTACTCATGTCTCCTCTTATTTCCAATAGCTGTATTCTTCTGCTGCAAGGCCACCTGGCCGAGCCCGACGCTCCCTCCTGGCCCGATAAGGCTCCCAATCATCGGCAATCTTCATCAGTTGGGTGAGCATCCACACCGCTCGCTCCGGCTACTCTCGGAGAAGTATGGTTCCCTCATGAGCCTAAAGCTTGGTTGCATACCAACAATCATCGTATCCTCCCCGGAGATGGCCTGCGAGATTCTGAAGACCCAAGATCTCATCTTTTGCACCAGGCCTCCCCTGGTCGCCTACAAGCGATACTCTTATGGTGGACGCGACATAGCCTTCTCACCCTACAGCGAGCTGTGGAGACAGCTGAGGAGGATTAGCATGTTGGAAGTCTTCAGTGCAAAGAGGGTGCAAGCCTTTCAGACCATAAGGGGGGAAGAAGTGAATACCCTAGTACGAACTCTATTAAGGCAATCCTCGAGCGGTCCTGTGAATCTTAGTGAGATGTCTTTCTGCCTCTTCAACAATATCACTGCTCGAGAAATCTTCGGCAGGAGGATTTCGGGTGATGGTGACTGCACGAGCAGCAAATATCATCATCTCCTAAGTGAGATGATGTTTTTACTGGGCGGGTTTATTTTGGGGGACTTCTTTCCCTCGCTGGAGTGGTTGGATGTGCTCACCGGCACGAGAGCAAGGCTCGAGAGGAGCTTCCGCGGCATGGACGAGTTTCTTGAGGAGGAGATCGAAAAGCACATGCACGGTGGAGGAAGCCGAGATGACTTCATTGGTGTTCTCCTCCGGCTTAAGAAGGATTTAAGCCTTGGGTTCTCCCTCACCAGGGATCATATCAAAGGCATCGCCATG AATGTGTTTATTGCTGGATCAGACACCTCTGCATCTACTTTAGAATGGGGAATGACTGAGCTCATTAGGAATCCAATTGTTTTGAAGAAAGCCCAAGATGAAGTTCGAGGACTCCTTGGAAACAAAGGGAAGGTAGAAGAGGATGACGTTCAACAACTTCGTTATCTCAAGCTCATAATTAAGGAAGTTCTTCGGTTGCACCCTCCCGGTCCATTGCTAATCCCTCATGAATGCATGCAAGATTGCAAGATAACAGGATATAACATTCCTAAGAAGACAAGGGCGTACATAAATGTATGGGCCATTAGTAGGGATCCCCGGTATTGGCAAGATGCAGAAGCGTTCATCCCCGAAAGGTTCGAGGACAATGATATCAATTTCAAGGGGCAACACTTTGAGTTCCTACCATTTGGGAGTGGCCGAAGGATATGCCCAGGCATGTCATTAGGTGTGATTGCCGTAGAGCTTGCACTTGCCAATATTCTTTATAGGTTCAACTGGGGCTTGCCTGATGGAATGAGCAAAGAAGATATTGACATGGAAGAGCAATTTGGTTTAGTAATTCGCAGAAAGTCACCTCTTATTCTAGTGGCAACCCCAACATCTCTCGATGCCTAG